Proteins found in one Mangifera indica cultivar Alphonso chromosome 15, CATAS_Mindica_2.1, whole genome shotgun sequence genomic segment:
- the LOC123198385 gene encoding rhomboid-like protein 20: MFGLYLLYYFRVFERQIGSNKYSVFILFSIMVSLLFEVLALALLKDDSRVVVLLSFIFGLLFRIWEWPLANCVNKFHIFAKVNQFLLVQETMTHIPNIKSPSKRFVV; the protein is encoded by the exons ATGTTTGGGCTGTATTTGCTGTACTACTTCAGGGTGTTTGAGAGACAGATAGGTTCTAATAAGTACTCA GTCTTCATCTTGTTCTCCATAATGGTTTCATTACTCTTTGAGGTCCTTGCACTAGCACTTCTAAAAG ATGACAGCCGTGTTGTGGTTTTATTGTCCTTTATTTTTGGTTTACTCTTTCGCATTTGGGAATGGCCTTTGGCAAATTGTGttaacaaatttcatatttttgccAAAGTTAACCAATTCTTATTGGTTCAAGAAACTATGACGCACATCCCGAACATTAAGAGCCCTTCTAAAAGATTTGTTGTCTGA
- the LOC123198382 gene encoding CDPK-related kinase 1 isoform X1: MGLCHGKPSEHPHNRSQQDTTLPFENNPPTNSRNTKSSNFPFYSPSPLPSLFKNSPAILSVNSTPLRLFKRPFPPPSPAKHIRALLARRHGSVKPNEASIPEGQESDIGLDKNFGFSKQFLAHYELGEEVGRGHFGYTCSAKAKKGSLKGQDVAVKVIPKSKMTTAIAVEDVRREVKILQALTGHKNLVHFYDAYEDDDNVYIIMELCKGGELLDRILSRGGKYSEEDAKVVMVQILSVVAFCHFQGVVHRDLKPENFLFTSKDEKSPLKAIDFGLSDYVKPDERLNDIVGSAYYVAPEVLHRSYGTEADMWSIGVIAYILLCGSRPFWARTESGIFRAVLKADPSFDEAPWPSLSPEAIDFVKGLLNKDYRKRLTAAQALSHPWLANYHDVKIPSDMIVYKLVKTYIASSSLRKEALRALAKTLTVAQLAYLREQFTLLGPNKSGFISMQNYKMAVTKNSTDAMKDARVLDYASMIGSLQYRKLDFEEFCAAAISVHQLEGMETWEQHARQAYDLFEKDGNRPIMIEELASELGLGPSVPVHVVLQDWIRHSDGKLSFLGFVRLLHGVSSRTFQKA, encoded by the exons ATGGGACTTTGTCATGGAAAACCCAGTGAACACCCTCACAACAGATCACAACAGGATACAACTCTTCCCTTTGAAAACAATCCTCCAACAAATTCCCGCAACACAAAATCTTCAAACTTTCCATTTTACAGCCCAAGTCCGTTACCAAGTCTCTTCAAGAACTCACCAGCAATTCTGAGTGTTAATTCCACTCCTCTGCGTCTTTTCAAGCGCCCCtttcctcctccttctcctgcaAAGCATATCCGGGCGTTACTTGCAAGAAGGCACGGGTCTGTGAAGCCTAATGAGGCCTCAATCCCTGAGGGACAGGAGAGTGACATTGGTTTGGACAAGAATTTTGGGTTTTCAAAGCAGTTTTTGGCACATTATGAGCTTGGTGAGGAAGTGGGACGTGGCCATTTTGGATATACTTGCTCCGCTAAGGCCAAGAAGGGGAGCTTGAAAGGCCAGGATGTGGCTGTCAAAGTTATTCCCAAGTCTAAG ATGACTACTGCAATTGCTGTAGAGGATGTAAGAAGGGAAGTGAAGATATTACAGGCTTTGACGGGGCATAAAAATCTAGTACATTTCTATGATGCTTATGAAGATGATGACaatgtttatataataatgGA GTTGTGCAAAGGTGGTGAACTACTGGATAGAATACTTTCAAG GGGTGGAAAATATTCAGAAGAAGATGCAAAGGTTGTTATGGTTCAGATTTTAAGTGTGGTAGCCTTTTGTCACTTTCAAGGTGTGGTTCACCGTGATCTCAAGCCCGAG aattttctttttacttctAAAGATGAAAAATCACCTCTGAAGGCCATTGATTTTGGACTCTCTGATTATGTAAAGCCAG ATGAGAGGCTGAATGACATCGTAGGAAGTGCATATTATGTAGCTCCTGAGGTACTGCATAGATCGTATGGGACTGAAGCTGACATGTGGAGCATTGGTGTCATTGCTTATATTCTTCTGTGTGGAAGTCGGCCTTTTTGGGCTCGGACAGAGTCTGGCATTTTCCGAGCTGTCCTTAAAGCAGATCCAAGCTTTGATGAAGCCCCTTGGCCTTCTTTATCCCCAGAGGCAATTGATTTCGTGAAGGGATTGTTAAACAAGGACTACCGGAAAAGACTTACAGCTGCACAAGCTCTGA GTCATCCATGGCTGGCCAATTATCATGATGTGAAGATACCATCAGATATGATAGTATATAAGCTTGTAAAAACTTACATAGCTTCTTCTTCATTACGAAAAGAAGCATTACGG GCTCTTGCAAAGACATTAACAGTGGCTCAACTAGCTTATCTTCGGGAACAATTTACGTTGTTGGGCCCAAACAAAAGTGGATTTATTTCTATGCAAAACTATAAGATG GCTGTGACAAAGAACTCCACCGATGCCATGAAAGACGCACGGGTTCTTGACTACGCCAGCATG ATCGGTTCCCTTCAATATAGAAAACtggattttgaagaattttgtgCTGCTGCCATTAGTGTGCATCAGCTGGAAGGAATGGAGACTTGGGAGCAACATGCTAGGCAGGCCTATGACTTGTTCGAGAAGGATGGCAACAGACCAATCATGATAGAGGAACTTGCATCA GAGCTTGGACTTGGACCATCAGTACCTGTTCATGTTGTTCTCCAAGATTGGATCAGGCACTCCGATGGAAAGCTTAGTTTCTTGGGATTTGTTCGACTCCTACATGGCGTTTCATCCCGCACATTTCAGAAGGCTTGA
- the LOC123198382 gene encoding CDPK-related kinase 1 isoform X2, with amino-acid sequence MTTAIAVEDVRREVKILQALTGHKNLVHFYDAYEDDDNVYIIMELCKGGELLDRILSRGGKYSEEDAKVVMVQILSVVAFCHFQGVVHRDLKPENFLFTSKDEKSPLKAIDFGLSDYVKPDERLNDIVGSAYYVAPEVLHRSYGTEADMWSIGVIAYILLCGSRPFWARTESGIFRAVLKADPSFDEAPWPSLSPEAIDFVKGLLNKDYRKRLTAAQALSHPWLANYHDVKIPSDMIVYKLVKTYIASSSLRKEALRALAKTLTVAQLAYLREQFTLLGPNKSGFISMQNYKMAVTKNSTDAMKDARVLDYASMIGSLQYRKLDFEEFCAAAISVHQLEGMETWEQHARQAYDLFEKDGNRPIMIEELASELGLGPSVPVHVVLQDWIRHSDGKLSFLGFVRLLHGVSSRTFQKA; translated from the exons ATGACTACTGCAATTGCTGTAGAGGATGTAAGAAGGGAAGTGAAGATATTACAGGCTTTGACGGGGCATAAAAATCTAGTACATTTCTATGATGCTTATGAAGATGATGACaatgtttatataataatgGA GTTGTGCAAAGGTGGTGAACTACTGGATAGAATACTTTCAAG GGGTGGAAAATATTCAGAAGAAGATGCAAAGGTTGTTATGGTTCAGATTTTAAGTGTGGTAGCCTTTTGTCACTTTCAAGGTGTGGTTCACCGTGATCTCAAGCCCGAG aattttctttttacttctAAAGATGAAAAATCACCTCTGAAGGCCATTGATTTTGGACTCTCTGATTATGTAAAGCCAG ATGAGAGGCTGAATGACATCGTAGGAAGTGCATATTATGTAGCTCCTGAGGTACTGCATAGATCGTATGGGACTGAAGCTGACATGTGGAGCATTGGTGTCATTGCTTATATTCTTCTGTGTGGAAGTCGGCCTTTTTGGGCTCGGACAGAGTCTGGCATTTTCCGAGCTGTCCTTAAAGCAGATCCAAGCTTTGATGAAGCCCCTTGGCCTTCTTTATCCCCAGAGGCAATTGATTTCGTGAAGGGATTGTTAAACAAGGACTACCGGAAAAGACTTACAGCTGCACAAGCTCTGA GTCATCCATGGCTGGCCAATTATCATGATGTGAAGATACCATCAGATATGATAGTATATAAGCTTGTAAAAACTTACATAGCTTCTTCTTCATTACGAAAAGAAGCATTACGG GCTCTTGCAAAGACATTAACAGTGGCTCAACTAGCTTATCTTCGGGAACAATTTACGTTGTTGGGCCCAAACAAAAGTGGATTTATTTCTATGCAAAACTATAAGATG GCTGTGACAAAGAACTCCACCGATGCCATGAAAGACGCACGGGTTCTTGACTACGCCAGCATG ATCGGTTCCCTTCAATATAGAAAACtggattttgaagaattttgtgCTGCTGCCATTAGTGTGCATCAGCTGGAAGGAATGGAGACTTGGGAGCAACATGCTAGGCAGGCCTATGACTTGTTCGAGAAGGATGGCAACAGACCAATCATGATAGAGGAACTTGCATCA GAGCTTGGACTTGGACCATCAGTACCTGTTCATGTTGTTCTCCAAGATTGGATCAGGCACTCCGATGGAAAGCTTAGTTTCTTGGGATTTGTTCGACTCCTACATGGCGTTTCATCCCGCACATTTCAGAAGGCTTGA
- the LOC123198384 gene encoding rhomboid-like protein 20 yields the protein MINGGPSGFSNAPVTRTFVIASAIFTVFFGIQGRFNKLGLSYEDIFKNFRLWKLIVSGFAFSSAPELMFGLYLLYYFRVFERQIGSNKYSVFILFSIMVSLLFEVLALALLKDPATNLLTSGPYGLIFASFVPFFFDIPVSTRFHVFGVRFSDKSFIYLAGLQLLLSSWKRSLLPGLCGILAGSLYRLNFLCIRKAKFPEFVASFFSRLSWPSVGSSPAAPSRNVVGSVPSYTGHQVERSYPSPAPSIIEPPEDSIAILVSMGFDQNSARQALVQARNDINAATNILLEAQSH from the exons atgataaacgGCGGTCCCTCTGGTTTTA GTAATGCTCCAGTCACCAGAACATTTGTCATCGCTAGTGCGATTTTCACCGTTTTCTTTGGGATCCAAGGCCGTTTTAACAAGCTTGGTTTGTCGTATGAG gacattttcaagaattttcgCCTATGGAAGTTGATAGTGTCTGGCTTTGCCTTTTCATCTGCACCAGAACTGATGTTTGGGCTGTATTTGCTGTACTACTTCAGGGTGTTTGAGAGACAGATAGGTTCTAATAAGTACTCA GTCTTCATCTTGTTCTCCATAATGGTTTCATTACTCTTTGAGGTCCTTGCACTAGCACTTCTAAAAG ATCCTGCTACAAACCTACTGACATCTGGACCATATGGTCTTATATTTGCTTCGTTTGTACCCTTTTTCTTTGACATTCCAGTTTCGACAAGGTTCCATGTATTTGGAGTTCGCTTTTCTGATAAGTCTTTCATATATCTAGCTGGTCTCCAG CTTCTTTTATCATCATGGAAAAGATCTCTGTTGCCAGGATTATGTGGGATTCTCGCTGGTTCCTTGTACCGTCTAAATTTCTTATGCATCCGCAAGGCAAAg TTCCCTGAGTTTGTTGCTTCATTCTTTTCACGGCTTTCTTGGCCATCTGTTGGGAGTTCGCCTGCAGCACCTAGTAGAAATGTTGTAGGAAGTGTGCCATCCTACACAGGGCACCAAGTGGAG AGAAGTTACCCTTCTCCAGCGCCTTCCATCATTGAGCCGCCTGAAGACTCCATTGCTATACTTGTTTCTATGGGATTTGACCAAAACTCTGCCAGACAGGCCCTTGTGCAGgcaagaaatgatataaatgcaGCTACAAACATCCTTCTTGAAGCACAATCTCACTAA
- the LOC123198383 gene encoding uncharacterized protein LOC123198383 has translation MATTTKTLKLKPKPRSPILILFVFFSLIAFLCMFSSLLSTNGFSFSSSFSFRNLKRPRNKREHTLQEKYLYWGNRIDCPGKICEPCAGLGHQESSLRCALEEALFLKRTLVMPSRICINPMHNAKGILHQSNNKSSEERWADESCAIESLYDVDLISETAPVILDNSKMWYQVLMTSMKLGVRGVAHVEGVSRADLRDDTRYSKLLLINRTANRLSWFMECKDRKNHSAILLPHSFLPSMAAEKLRDAAEQIKALLGDYDAMHVRRGDILKTRKDKNGVERTLHPHLDRDTRPEFILCRIKEWVPPGRTLFIASNERTPGFFSPLSVRYKLAYSSNFSQILDPVIENNYQLFMVERLVLAGAKTYIKTYKEDDIDLSLTDDPKKNTKNWQIPVYTLDRDQEC, from the exons ATGGCGACGACTACCAAAACCCTGAAGCTGAAGCCAAAACCCAGATCTCCAATTTTGATtctcttcgtcttcttctcTCTCATTGCATTTCTTTGCATGTTCTCATCTCTTCTCTCAACAAATGGCTTCTCCTTCTCTTCCTCATTTTCCttcagaaatttaaaaagacCGAGGAACAAGAGAGAGCACACTCTCCAAGAAAAGTACTTGTATTGGGGTAATAGAATTGACTGCCCTGGTAAAATCTGTGAACCTTGTGCCGGCCTTGGTCATCAAGAATCTAGCCTTAGGTGTGCCCTTGAAGAAGCCTTGTTTTTGAAAAG AACTTTGGTCATGCCTTCTAGGATCTGTATCAATCCGATGCACAATGCAAAAGGCATCCTTCATCAGTCTAACAATAAAAGTTCAGAGGAAAG GTGGGCAGATGAATCTTGTGCTATTGAATCTTTGTACGATGTGGATCTTATATCTGAAACTGCACCAGTCATTCTAGACAACTCAAAAATGTGGTATCAGGTGCTAATGACAAGTATGAAGTTGGGAGTTAGAGGGGTTGCGCATGTGGAAGGTGTTAGTCGGGCTGATCTCAGAGATGATACTCGCTACTCAAAGCTCTTGCTCATTAATCGAACTGCTAACCGCCTGTCATg GTTTATGGAATGCAAGGATCGAAAAAACCATAGTGCTATATTGCTGCCACATTCATTTCTTCCATCAATGGCTGCAGAAAAATTGAGGGATGCAGCTGAACAG ATAAAGGCACTCCTTGGTGATTATGATGCCATGCATGTACGTAGAGGTGATATACTAAAAACCAGGAAGGACAAGAATGGGGTTGAAAGGACCCTGCATCCTCATCTGGACAGGGATACACGCCCAGAGTTTATCCTCTGCAGGATTAAAGAATGGGTTCCACCTGGGCGGACTCTTTTTATTGCTTCAAATGAGAGAACACCTGGATTCTTTTCACCACTCTCTGTCAG ATACAAATTAGCATATTCATCTAACTTCAGCCAGATCCTAGATCCCGTGATTGAGAATAACTACCAGTTATTCATGGTTGAGAGGCTTGTCTTGGCTGGAGCCAAAACATACATTAAAACATACAAGGAAGATGATATCGATCTCAGCCTCACTGATGATCCAAAGAAGAACACGAAGAATTGGCAAATACCTGTCTATACCCTGGATAGAGATCAGGAGTGCTGA